The Vigna unguiculata cultivar IT97K-499-35 chromosome 6, ASM411807v1, whole genome shotgun sequence genome contains a region encoding:
- the LOC114188524 gene encoding agamous-like MADS-box protein AGL80, whose protein sequence is MARKKLDLTYITNDSKRKTTLKKRKHGLIKKMNEISTLCGIEACAIIYSPNDPQPEVWPSEPKVQRVLSKFMEMSEQKQCRKMLNQESLLKQIIIKGQQQLIRQRNENRKKEITHLMFQYLSVGKVFDNPSLINLNDLSWLIDQNLNEIKKNMTMIQIQERAPVTKNGEHGYMHHVHGLENTIDTIQNQH, encoded by the exons ATGGCCAGAAAGAAGTTGGATCTGACATACATCACCAATGACTCAAAGAGGAAGACAAcgttaaagaaaagaaaacatg GTTTGATCaagaaaatgaatgaaattagCACCCTCTGTGGGATTGAAGCATGTGCCATAATCTATTCTCCAAATGATCCTCAGCCAGAGGTTTGGCCATCTGAGCCAAAAGTTCAAAGGGTACTTTCCAAGTTCATGGAAATGTCTGAGCAGAAACAATGCAGAAAGATGTTGAATCAGGAGAGCTTGTTGAAACAAATAATCATCAAAGGCCAACAACAGTTAATAAGACAAAGGAATGAGAacagaaagaaagaaatcacTCATCTTATGTTTCAGTACTTGAGTGTCGGGAAGGTTTTTGACAATCCtagtttgataaatttaaatgatcTCTCATGGTTGATTGATCAGAACctgaatgaaataaaaaagaatatgacTATGATCCAAATCCAAGAACGGGCACCAGTGACTAAAAATGGAGAACATGGATACATGCATCATGTTCACGGGCTAGAGAACACCATAGACACCATTCAGAACCAACATTGA
- the LOC114187302 gene encoding trafficking protein particle complex subunit 4-like yields MAAIYSLYIINKSGGLIYYKDYGSAGRMDTNDSLRVASLWHSMHAISQQLSPVLGCLGIELLQADTFDLHCFQSLTGTKFFVVCEPGAQHMENLLKFVYELYTDYVLKNPFYEMEMPIRCELFDINLTQAVQKDRVAFLGQ; encoded by the exons ATGGCAGCAATTTACAGTCTTTACATCATCAATAAGTCTGGTGGATTGATCTATTATAAG GATTATGGGTCTGCCGGAAGAATGGATACCAATGACAGCTTGCGGGTGGCAAGTTTATGGCACTCAATGCATGCTATCTCTCAGCAGTTATCACCTGTATTAGGCTGTTTAGGAATTGAACTTCTCCAAGCAGATACGTTTGATCTTCATTGCTTTCAGTCACTGACAG GAACAAAGTTTTTTGTGGTGTGTGAGCCTGGAGCTCAACACATGGAAAATTTACTGAAATTTGTCTATGAATTGTACACGGACTACGTTTTGAAGAATCCATTCTATGAGATGGAGATGCCTATACGTTGTGAACTCTTTGATATCAACCTAACACAAGCAGTTCAAAAGGATCGTGTTGCATTTTTGGGCCAATAA